Proteins co-encoded in one Burkholderia ambifaria AMMD genomic window:
- a CDS encoding DGQHR domain-containing protein, with protein sequence MQSWNNAEWSEHLPEPSPYFFIASISLATLRRLAGVSTRNVHERRDRKVGAGYQRAHQPARSRNIARYLQFGYPLSGQSGLDVETHRNLIHPGWLPTSILVNVVGADESRRRGGKDRVVDDNCRVSVSEGEDGAFLKIPQEALAQGFKIPASSLEPLEIIDGQHRLYAIDEINGEPDIENYEVPVVIFNNLSPSWQAYLFWVINVEPKKINPSLAYDLYPELRNQSWLQGGEGIRVYQEHRAQELTEVLWRHDLSPWKGRIELHGNRVDGHVSNAAFIRSLMVSFVRSWGNEDKIGGLFGSLRSQGADRVLPWKRSQQAAFLIRCWQHLHEATCTSNAKWVRELTKHTSPEDAFSGPNTLLGTDQGVRAVLVIFNALNQVAYAELDLESWESERVSDEPDEDEVTEALTEFSQYKRPNTFLSAISRALVDGVDWRTSSAPGLDQNQRTEQSVYRGSSGYVLLQQRCFDALKNSPDELVASSANTAAGLMKR encoded by the coding sequence ATGCAAAGCTGGAACAATGCCGAATGGAGTGAGCACCTTCCGGAGCCTTCACCCTACTTTTTCATTGCCTCGATCAGCCTCGCCACGTTGCGCCGCTTGGCTGGCGTTAGCACACGCAATGTGCATGAGCGGCGAGATAGGAAGGTGGGCGCCGGCTACCAACGTGCTCACCAACCGGCACGGTCGCGCAACATTGCGCGATATCTCCAGTTCGGGTATCCGCTATCGGGGCAGTCTGGTCTCGATGTTGAAACGCACCGAAACCTTATTCATCCGGGCTGGCTCCCCACGTCCATTCTCGTAAACGTGGTGGGTGCCGACGAGTCGCGTCGGCGCGGCGGGAAGGACCGTGTCGTCGATGACAATTGTCGCGTGTCTGTCAGTGAAGGCGAAGACGGTGCGTTTCTCAAAATACCTCAGGAGGCTCTTGCACAAGGGTTCAAAATTCCCGCATCAAGCCTCGAACCACTTGAGATCATTGACGGTCAGCATCGACTTTATGCAATCGACGAGATTAATGGCGAACCCGATATCGAAAATTACGAAGTCCCAGTCGTAATTTTTAACAATTTGAGCCCATCTTGGCAGGCCTATCTTTTTTGGGTTATTAACGTAGAACCCAAAAAGATTAACCCGAGCCTAGCATATGACTTGTATCCGGAACTGCGAAATCAAAGTTGGCTCCAAGGTGGGGAAGGCATTCGCGTTTATCAAGAACATCGCGCCCAAGAGCTTACGGAAGTTCTGTGGCGCCATGATTTGAGTCCATGGAAAGGCCGAATCGAGCTACATGGCAATCGAGTCGACGGGCATGTATCAAACGCGGCATTTATTCGATCGCTAATGGTGAGTTTCGTTCGAAGCTGGGGCAACGAAGATAAAATTGGCGGATTGTTTGGCTCCCTTCGCTCCCAAGGAGCCGATCGAGTATTGCCCTGGAAGCGTTCACAGCAGGCAGCATTTTTGATCCGATGCTGGCAACACCTCCATGAGGCGACTTGCACGTCCAACGCAAAGTGGGTTCGCGAATTGACCAAGCATACATCACCGGAAGACGCATTCTCTGGCCCTAACACCCTTCTTGGCACGGACCAAGGGGTGCGCGCCGTTCTTGTTATATTCAATGCGCTAAATCAAGTAGCTTACGCTGAACTCGACTTGGAATCTTGGGAATCTGAACGAGTATCAGACGAGCCAGACGAAGATGAAGTAACGGAAGCACTCACCGAGTTTTCTCAGTACAAGAGACCCAATACGTTTCTGAGCGCGATATCGCGAGCGCTTGTCGATGGGGTCGACTGGCGGACATCAAGCGCTCCGGGCTTGGACCAAAATCAACGTACCGAGCAGAGCGTTTATCGTGGCAGCAGCGGCTATGTACTGTTGCAGCAACGATGCTTTGATGCGTTGAAAAACTCCCCCGACGAACTCGTGGCGAGTTCCGCAAATACTGCTGCGGGGCTTATGAAGCGATGA